One Dama dama isolate Ldn47 chromosome 18, ASM3311817v1, whole genome shotgun sequence DNA window includes the following coding sequences:
- the LOC133073087 gene encoding olfactory receptor 6V1, translating into MANLSHPSEFILLGFSHLGELQILLYGPFLVLYLLAFIGNTVIIITIFVDTHLHTPMYFFLGNFSLLEILVTMTAVPRMLSDLLAPHKVISFTGCMVQFYFYFSLGSTSFLILSDMALDRFVAICHPLHYGTLMSGTVCAQLAGAAWATPFLAMVPTVFSRVYLSYCHGNVINHFFCDNAPLLQLSCSDTRLLGFWDFVMALAFVLSSFLVTLVSYGYIVSTVLHLPSASGRQKAFSTCGSHLTLVFIGYSSTIFLYVRPGKAHSAEVNKTVALVTSILTPFLNPFILTLRNETFKAVLRGQMQRLKGLLQVTCNDGFKERFMGVDKRNIETRLQTGGQFPDKVTPE; encoded by the exons ATGGCAAATCTGAGCCACCCTTCTGAATTTATCCTCTTGGGCTTCTCCCATCTTGGCGAACTGCAGATCCTACTCTACGGGCCCTTCCTTGTGCTTTATCTTCTCGCCTTCATAGGAAACACAGTCATCATCATCACGATCTTCGTCGACACCCACCTCCACacacccatgtacttcttcctgggcAACTTTTCCCTGCTGGAGATCCTGGTGACCATGACTGCCGTGCCCAGGATGCTCTCTGACCTGCTGGCCCCCCACAAGGTCATCTCCTTCACTGGTTGCATGGTCCAGTTCTACTTCTACTTCTCCCTGGGCTCCACCTCCTTCCTCATCCTGTCTGACATGGCCCTGGACCGCTTtgtggccatctgccaccccctGCACTATGGCACTTTGATGAGCGGGACTGTGTGTGCCCAGCTAGCAGGGGCTGCCTGGGCAACTCCTTTCCTGGCCATGGTGCCCACTGTCTTCTCCCGGGTTTATCTCAGTTATTGCCACGGCAACGTCATTaaccacttcttctgtgacaACGCCCCTCTGCTGCAGCTGTCCTGCTCAGACACCAGGCTGCTGGGATTCTGGGACTTTGTGATGGCCCTGGCCTTTGTCCTCAGCTCCTTCCTGGTGACCCTCGTCTCCTATGGTTACATCGTGAGCACCGTGCTCCATCTCCCCTCTGCCAGCGGCCGCCAGAAGGCCTTCTCCACGTGTGGCTCTCACCTCACCCTGGTCTTCATTGGCTACAGCAGCACCATCTTCCTCTATGTCCGGCCTGGCAAAGCACACTCTGCGGAGGTCAACAAGACTGTGGCCCTAGTGACGTCCATCCTCACGCCTTTCCTCAACCCCTTTATCCTCACCCTCCGCAACGAGACGTTCAAGGCTGTGCTACGAGGCCAGATGCAGAGGCTGAAAGGCCTCCTCCAG GTGACGTGTAATGATGGATTCAAAGAAAGGTTTATGGGAGTAGATAAGAGGAACATTGAGACCAGACTGCAGACTGGGGGACAGTTTCCTGATAAGGTGACGCCCGAGTAA